Proteins encoded in a region of the Streptomyces sp. NBC_00258 genome:
- a CDS encoding MFS transporter: protein MRVQLGHGFGWLWSAYAVSTYGTWLAFGAFPLIAVRVLHSSAFAVAVLEAAGLAVAAIVAFSLGPWVEHRAKRPVMIAMDLIRFVAVASVPIAYVLGLLSYGQLLVVSVIAGTASIAFSAASGAYLKYLVRGDQLLVANGRFEGTSWAATAAGPPLGGALTGLLGPVVTVMADALSYLLSALCVLRIRGGDVASPRDRATRLRGADLLGGWRFILRDRALRRLFLNSILVSGLIMATAPLLSVLLLGQYHFPAWQYGLAFGIPALGGFAGARLSARLVTRYGRYQVMIVSGWLRSLFPLGLAFVQPGIPGLLTVIIVEGLLITCMGIFNPVYATERLQRTPADHTAQVLSTWSATSKLLQAALMVTWGILATLTSPLAAITMSGVLLLATPLLLPKQRHLSAAEPAASTQDARVA from the coding sequence ATGCGCGTGCAGTTGGGGCACGGTTTCGGTTGGCTGTGGTCGGCCTACGCCGTCAGTACATACGGTACGTGGCTTGCCTTCGGCGCCTTCCCGCTGATCGCGGTTCGAGTGCTGCACTCGTCGGCGTTCGCCGTGGCGGTGCTGGAGGCGGCCGGGCTTGCCGTCGCGGCGATCGTCGCGTTCTCGCTCGGGCCGTGGGTCGAGCACCGGGCCAAGCGGCCGGTGATGATCGCGATGGACCTGATCCGGTTCGTCGCGGTGGCGAGCGTCCCGATCGCGTACGTCCTCGGCTTGCTCTCATACGGGCAACTGCTGGTTGTCTCGGTCATCGCCGGGACCGCGAGCATCGCCTTCTCCGCCGCATCCGGCGCGTATCTGAAGTATCTCGTCCGCGGCGACCAACTCCTCGTGGCGAACGGGAGATTCGAGGGCACGAGCTGGGCGGCGACCGCGGCGGGCCCGCCCCTCGGCGGTGCGCTCACAGGGTTGCTCGGCCCGGTCGTCACTGTCATGGCCGACGCCCTCAGCTACCTGCTGTCCGCGCTCTGTGTCCTCCGCATCCGCGGAGGCGATGTCGCTTCGCCCCGCGACCGCGCCACCAGGTTGCGCGGAGCCGACCTTCTCGGCGGCTGGCGGTTCATCCTCCGCGATCGCGCACTGAGGCGCCTGTTCCTCAACTCGATCCTGGTCAGTGGCCTCATCATGGCCACCGCCCCGCTTCTGTCCGTCCTCCTGCTGGGCCAGTACCACTTCCCGGCCTGGCAATACGGTCTTGCCTTCGGCATCCCGGCACTCGGCGGCTTCGCGGGTGCCCGCCTCTCCGCGCGCCTCGTGACCCGCTACGGCCGATACCAGGTCATGATCGTCTCTGGCTGGCTGCGATCCCTTTTCCCGCTCGGTCTCGCGTTCGTCCAGCCCGGCATCCCCGGGCTCCTCACCGTGATCATCGTCGAGGGCCTGCTGATCACCTGCATGGGCATCTTCAATCCGGTCTACGCGACAGAACGCCTGCAACGGACTCCCGCGGATCACACCGCCCAAGTCCTCAGTACATGGAGTGCCACCAGCAAACTCCTGCAAGCTGCCCTGATGGTGACCTGGGGCATTCTCGCCACACTCACCAGCCCACTCGCCGCGATCACCATGTCCGGCGTTCTCCTGCTCGCCACCCCGCTCTTGCTGCCAAAACAGAGGCATTTGTCCGCTGCTGAGCCCGCAGCGTCGACCCAAGACGCCCGGGTCGCATGA
- a CDS encoding LysR family transcriptional regulator, with protein MDTEAVRSFVRAAELGQLQHAADELGVTQQAVSKRIAALERELDVRLFTRTARGVELTLDGQAFLPHARSIVTGVDRAVTAIRPGSRALRIDVLGLRSAQAVVLHDYWRSHPETDLDVVTLRVNDPRMAVAAVQAGDIDASFRSVTDAATLPRDVQMIHAFDSPLELLVGPRHPLASARTLTPTQLRRHRIWVPGIAPRSEWAEFYDQLATDFDLRIDAAGPNFGNEVLLDILADSADVATLVGSRDRYIWPTNHDLRRIAIVNPTLAYPLSLILPRENPHPGLRAIINHFGSLAPLPETAWLPSWATTPRRSDGPVEHP; from the coding sequence ATGGATACCGAGGCGGTGCGGTCGTTCGTCCGCGCGGCCGAGCTCGGTCAGCTGCAACACGCGGCCGACGAGCTCGGCGTAACGCAACAGGCCGTGTCGAAGCGGATCGCAGCCCTTGAGCGCGAGCTCGACGTCAGGTTGTTCACCCGCACGGCCCGAGGGGTCGAGCTGACACTCGACGGTCAGGCCTTCCTCCCGCACGCCCGGAGCATCGTCACGGGTGTCGACCGCGCCGTCACCGCGATCAGACCGGGCTCGCGGGCTCTTCGGATCGATGTTCTCGGCCTGCGATCCGCGCAGGCCGTCGTTCTGCACGACTACTGGCGGTCGCATCCCGAAACCGACCTCGACGTGGTGACGCTCAGGGTCAACGACCCGCGCATGGCAGTCGCCGCCGTCCAAGCGGGCGATATCGACGCCTCGTTCCGCTCGGTCACCGACGCGGCCACGCTGCCGCGCGACGTGCAGATGATCCACGCCTTCGACTCCCCGCTGGAACTCCTCGTCGGCCCGAGGCACCCGCTCGCCTCCGCACGGACACTGACACCGACCCAGCTGCGCCGGCACCGGATCTGGGTGCCGGGTATCGCACCGCGAAGCGAATGGGCGGAGTTCTACGACCAGCTCGCCACCGACTTCGACCTCCGCATCGACGCCGCGGGGCCGAACTTCGGCAACGAGGTGCTCCTCGACATCCTCGCGGACTCCGCAGACGTGGCCACCCTCGTGGGATCGCGCGACCGGTACATCTGGCCGACCAACCACGACCTGCGCCGCATCGCGATCGTGAATCCGACGCTCGCCTACCCGCTCTCGCTCATTCTCCCCCGGGAGAATCCACACCCAGGACTCCGGGCGATCATCAACCACTTCGGAAGCCTGGCGCCGCTCCCCGAGACGGCCTGGCTCCCATCCTGGGCGACGACACCACGCCGCAGCGACGGACCCGTCGAGCACCCCTGA
- a CDS encoding DUF1707 SHOCT-like domain-containing protein, with the protein MSGEISPTGKSSGSSPELRASHADRDRVVDVLRIAAGDGLLTADELDERLEAALSARTLSELATLTADLPPVSATAGTTVAGVKDVVRIEQVHSGAIERAGRWVVPRRLELAVTYCEVTLDFTDAVITHDTLRIDVGMTGKTLTLVTRPGIVVDTDGLQLVHSRVKYRRTPTNPDTPVTLRVELVGQKAFGRVVVRPSRRTFGQWLLRRPPSTSAGD; encoded by the coding sequence ATGTCGGGAGAGATTTCACCCACCGGGAAGAGCTCCGGCTCGTCGCCCGAGCTGCGAGCCTCTCATGCGGACCGGGACCGGGTTGTGGATGTGCTGCGTATCGCGGCGGGGGACGGCCTGCTGACCGCGGACGAGTTGGACGAGCGCCTGGAAGCCGCCCTGTCGGCGCGGACCCTGAGCGAACTGGCCACGCTCACCGCTGACTTGCCGCCCGTGTCGGCCACGGCCGGCACGACTGTGGCAGGGGTCAAGGACGTAGTCCGGATCGAACAGGTCCACAGCGGCGCGATCGAGCGCGCGGGACGCTGGGTGGTACCGCGGAGGCTGGAACTCGCGGTGACGTACTGCGAGGTGACACTCGACTTCACTGACGCAGTGATCACGCACGACACCTTGCGGATCGACGTGGGTATGACGGGGAAGACCCTGACGCTGGTCACGAGGCCGGGCATCGTGGTCGATACCGATGGTCTGCAGCTGGTGCACAGCAGGGTCAAGTACCGTCGGACTCCGACGAATCCCGATACGCCGGTCACTCTGCGAGTGGAACTGGTCGGTCAGAAGGCCTTCGGCCGCGTGGTGGTGCGGCCCTCGCGCCGGACGTTCGGGCAGTGGCTGCTGCGCAGGCCCCCGTCCACTTCTGCAGGCGACTGA
- a CDS encoding SDR family oxidoreductase, with amino-acid sequence MKVLIIGGSGFLGTELVRRATAAGRETAATYCSRPGGTAGASWYRLDLRSPGHVEELLAAVAPSAVIDATSGGSDWAVTAEGSIRVAMAATRRGCRLVHVSSDAVFSGSRIHYDETCLPDPVTPYGAAKATAETAVRILAPAAAVARTSLIIGHGGSVHEHLVHALAAGTRDGALFTDDIRCPVHVEDLASALLELALSDRAGMFHLAGADALSRHELGVLIARRDGLDAARLPAGRRADALMPGALDVRLDSSATQERVRTRLRGAREFLHVQ; translated from the coding sequence ATGAAGGTCCTGATCATCGGTGGCAGCGGGTTTCTCGGGACGGAACTGGTGCGCCGGGCGACGGCTGCGGGCCGGGAGACGGCCGCGACGTACTGTTCCCGCCCCGGCGGAACCGCCGGAGCCTCGTGGTACCGGCTCGATCTTCGCTCCCCCGGGCATGTCGAGGAGCTACTGGCCGCTGTGGCCCCCAGTGCCGTCATCGACGCAACGAGCGGAGGAAGCGACTGGGCGGTCACCGCAGAGGGCTCGATCAGGGTGGCGATGGCTGCGACGCGACGCGGTTGCCGCCTGGTCCACGTCTCGAGCGACGCCGTGTTCTCCGGTTCCCGGATTCACTACGACGAGACCTGCCTGCCCGACCCGGTCACCCCGTACGGCGCGGCCAAGGCCACCGCCGAGACCGCTGTGCGGATCCTGGCGCCGGCCGCCGCGGTCGCCCGTACCTCGTTGATCATCGGACACGGCGGATCCGTGCACGAGCACCTGGTCCACGCGCTGGCCGCCGGCACACGCGACGGCGCCCTGTTCACCGACGACATCCGCTGCCCGGTCCATGTGGAAGACCTGGCCTCCGCCCTGCTGGAACTCGCGTTGTCGGACCGGGCCGGGATGTTCCACCTCGCCGGAGCGGACGCCCTCAGCCGCCACGAACTCGGCGTACTCATCGCACGACGCGACGGACTGGACGCGGCCCGGCTGCCTGCCGGGCGCCGAGCCGACGCCCTCATGCCCGGCGCCCTCGACGTCCGCCTCGACAGCAGCGCCACCCAGGAACGCGTACGCACCCGGCTGCGTGGAGCGAGAGAGTTCCTCCACGTCCAGTAG
- a CDS encoding LLM class flavin-dependent oxidoreductase, which produces MRFSVNIPNFGDFADPRTVAKAAVAAEQAGWDGLFVWDHVLHRKHGDRPFGDPWMLLTAAALATSRIRLGTLVTPVARRRPQQLARQVATLDAVSGGRVTFAAGLGGPVEDEYASFGDTTDPKVLAERLDEGLDLLQRYWSGKPVNHDGRHYQVRDVTLLPATVQRPRPPVWVAGFWPNRPPMRRAARWDGVVPLFTEARHGHVPPVDQVRDLVAYVRKQREDRSGTPFEIVLGGATPGDDAARTRDLIGPLAEAGATWWDERQIQTGDALDRLEPVLRRIEQGPPVL; this is translated from the coding sequence ATGCGCTTCTCGGTGAACATTCCGAACTTCGGTGACTTCGCCGATCCCAGGACCGTGGCGAAGGCGGCCGTGGCGGCGGAACAGGCAGGGTGGGACGGGCTGTTCGTCTGGGATCACGTGCTGCACCGCAAGCACGGGGACAGACCCTTCGGGGACCCCTGGATGCTGCTGACCGCCGCCGCGCTGGCGACGTCCCGGATCAGACTGGGCACGCTGGTCACCCCCGTCGCCCGGCGGCGCCCGCAGCAACTCGCCCGCCAGGTCGCCACCTTGGACGCCGTGAGCGGCGGCCGCGTCACCTTCGCCGCGGGGCTGGGCGGGCCCGTCGAGGACGAGTACGCGAGCTTCGGCGACACCACCGACCCGAAGGTACTGGCCGAGCGGCTCGACGAGGGCCTTGACCTGCTCCAGCGCTACTGGTCGGGCAAGCCGGTGAACCACGACGGACGGCACTACCAGGTACGGGACGTGACCTTGCTGCCCGCCACGGTGCAACGCCCTCGGCCGCCGGTCTGGGTCGCCGGATTCTGGCCGAACCGCCCGCCCATGCGCCGGGCCGCCCGCTGGGACGGCGTGGTCCCGCTGTTCACCGAGGCCAGGCACGGCCACGTACCGCCCGTCGATCAGGTCCGCGACCTGGTCGCCTACGTTCGCAAGCAGCGCGAAGACCGGTCCGGCACCCCGTTCGAGATCGTCCTCGGTGGCGCCACACCGGGTGACGACGCGGCCAGGACCCGCGATCTGATCGGCCCGCTGGCCGAGGCCGGGGCCACCTGGTGGGACGAACGGCAGATCCAGACCGGCGATGCACTGGACCGGCTCGAACCGGTGCTGCGCCGCATCGAGCAGGGCCCGCCGGTCCTGTAG
- a CDS encoding CPBP family intramembrane glutamic endopeptidase gives MRLVWQLVAVAAVAFIGGQALAALEDHPWLQLAVGVPTAVLAVLVYGWVVRRTERRPSTEVALEGAPAATGRGTLIGAALFGAVMVNLFTSGHYEVDGLGSVSGAAGLFGFMAAAAVTEELLFRGVLFRIAEEHIGTWIALVLTGALFGLSHLFNPHASLWGATAIAIEAGGMLTAAYVATRRLWVPIGLHFGWNFAASGIFSTEVSGNDTSQGLLDSAMSGPKLLTGGDFGPEGSVYSVLFCVLATIAFMWLAHRRGHVVPRRRRAERIDTTATLPR, from the coding sequence ATGAGACTGGTCTGGCAACTCGTGGCCGTCGCGGCGGTCGCTTTCATCGGCGGTCAGGCCCTTGCCGCGTTGGAGGACCACCCGTGGCTCCAACTGGCCGTCGGCGTCCCGACGGCCGTGCTCGCGGTGCTCGTCTACGGGTGGGTGGTACGGCGGACCGAGCGCCGCCCGTCCACGGAGGTGGCCCTGGAGGGGGCCCCGGCCGCGACAGGCCGCGGAACACTGATCGGCGCCGCGCTGTTCGGGGCCGTGATGGTGAACCTCTTCACCTCCGGGCACTACGAGGTCGACGGCCTGGGCTCGGTGTCGGGCGCGGCAGGGCTGTTCGGCTTCATGGCCGCCGCGGCGGTGACGGAGGAACTCCTGTTCCGCGGCGTCCTGTTCCGCATCGCCGAGGAGCACATCGGCACATGGATCGCGCTGGTGCTGACCGGTGCGCTGTTCGGCCTGTCGCACCTGTTCAACCCGCACGCGAGCCTGTGGGGCGCCACCGCCATCGCCATCGAGGCCGGCGGCATGCTCACCGCCGCGTACGTCGCCACCCGCAGGCTGTGGGTACCGATCGGCCTGCACTTCGGCTGGAACTTCGCCGCGTCCGGCATCTTCAGCACCGAGGTCTCGGGCAACGACACCTCTCAGGGACTGCTGGACTCCGCGATGTCGGGCCCGAAGCTGCTCACCGGTGGCGACTTCGGCCCGGAGGGAAGCGTGTACTCGGTGCTGTTCTGCGTACTGGCGACGATCGCGTTCATGTGGCTTGCCCACCGGCGCGGTCATGTGGTGCCCCGCCGTCGGCGCGCCGAGCGGATCGACACCACCGCTACACTCCCCCGATGA
- a CDS encoding sensor histidine kinase, translating to MISLRRPPEWWSGADVTVRDLPIGFLCIAASFLPGFYGTQIGDLPHRPLDALALVAIALECLPLAVRRRWPALCLALVSVGFAIDQIRGYHSFAGTALPIALLSVGAHLERHRRTAAIVFSVAYVPLAVALYRLDSGEPLSGFVTFYLAMVLAWGFGAWLRSTRVADAERRSRIAEDTRTAERTRIASELHDVVTHHVTAMVVQAEAARYLTASPDRLDQTLTAVTDTGRRAITDLRHLLDLLNPDHGTEARTPSVGRLLTLVEQTRRAGQPVEFTEEGTPAESTGSAELVAYRVVQEALTNALKYAHGSRTSVQVRHAEREITVEVSTDGSGSRAGSPGGSGRGLAGLRERVDVLGGDFTAGRQTAGGFVVRARIPAGSPS from the coding sequence ATGATCAGTCTTCGGCGGCCCCCGGAGTGGTGGAGCGGGGCCGACGTCACCGTCCGGGATCTCCCGATCGGGTTCCTGTGCATCGCCGCGTCGTTCCTGCCGGGGTTCTACGGGACGCAGATCGGCGACCTGCCGCACCGCCCGCTCGACGCGCTGGCCCTCGTGGCGATCGCCCTTGAATGCCTCCCGCTCGCCGTGCGCCGGAGGTGGCCGGCCCTCTGTCTCGCCCTGGTGTCGGTCGGCTTCGCCATCGACCAGATCCGCGGCTACCACTCGTTCGCGGGCACCGCGCTGCCGATCGCGCTGCTGAGCGTGGGGGCCCATCTGGAACGGCACCGGCGTACGGCCGCGATCGTCTTCTCGGTGGCCTACGTGCCGCTGGCGGTCGCGCTCTACCGGCTCGACTCGGGCGAACCGCTGAGCGGATTCGTGACGTTCTACCTGGCGATGGTCCTCGCCTGGGGTTTCGGGGCGTGGCTGCGCTCCACCCGGGTCGCGGATGCCGAACGCCGCAGCCGTATCGCCGAGGACACCCGCACCGCCGAACGCACCCGCATCGCGAGCGAGTTGCACGACGTCGTGACCCATCATGTGACGGCGATGGTCGTGCAGGCCGAGGCAGCCCGCTATCTCACCGCCTCACCCGATCGCCTCGACCAGACCCTGACCGCCGTCACCGACACCGGCCGGCGGGCCATCACCGACCTGCGGCACCTGCTCGACCTGCTCAACCCGGACCACGGCACCGAGGCCAGAACGCCGTCCGTCGGCAGACTGCTCACACTCGTGGAGCAGACGCGCAGGGCAGGCCAGCCGGTGGAGTTCACCGAGGAGGGCACACCGGCGGAGTCGACCGGCAGTGCCGAACTCGTGGCCTACCGGGTCGTGCAGGAGGCCCTGACCAACGCCCTCAAATACGCTCACGGCAGCCGCACTTCGGTCCAGGTGCGCCATGCCGAAAGGGAGATCACCGTGGAGGTCAGTACGGACGGTTCCGGCTCGCGGGCCGGGTCCCCCGGCGGGAGCGGGCGGGGCCTCGCCGGTCTCCGCGAACGGGTCGACGTCCTGGGCGGCGACTTCACCGCGGGCAGGCAGACTGCCGGTGGCTTCGTCGTACGGGCGCGTATACCTGCGGGGAGCCCGTCGTGA
- a CDS encoding response regulator, giving the protein MTAPIRVLVCDDQVLIRTGLVTIIDAQPDMEVAGECGDGQAAVDLAAQVHPDVVVMDVRMPVLDGIEATRLLAGAGVPHPVKVLVVTTFNLDEYVYEALRAGASGFLLKDAPPAQLLHGIRTVGTGAALLDPEVTRRLVGRYAARIRPAEGAPHDIPLTPRELEVLRLIANGLSNSEIAATLVISPETVKTFVSRILAKLNLRDRVQAVVYAYRQGLVT; this is encoded by the coding sequence GTGACCGCACCGATCCGGGTCCTGGTCTGCGACGACCAGGTGCTGATCCGCACCGGGCTGGTGACGATCATCGACGCGCAGCCCGACATGGAGGTGGCCGGCGAGTGCGGAGACGGGCAGGCAGCGGTCGACCTCGCCGCCCAAGTACACCCGGACGTCGTGGTGATGGACGTACGCATGCCGGTACTGGACGGCATCGAGGCCACCCGCCTGCTGGCCGGCGCCGGGGTACCGCATCCCGTCAAGGTGCTCGTGGTGACCACGTTCAACCTCGACGAGTACGTCTACGAGGCGCTGCGCGCGGGGGCGAGCGGGTTCCTGCTCAAGGACGCGCCGCCGGCCCAACTGCTCCACGGGATCAGGACCGTGGGCACGGGCGCGGCGCTACTGGACCCCGAGGTGACGCGTCGGCTCGTGGGCAGGTACGCCGCCCGCATCCGGCCCGCCGAGGGTGCCCCGCACGACATCCCGCTGACCCCTCGCGAACTGGAGGTCCTTCGCCTCATCGCGAACGGCCTTTCGAACAGCGAGATCGCCGCGACCCTCGTGATCAGCCCGGAGACCGTCAAGACCTTCGTCTCCCGCATCCTCGCCAAACTCAACCTTCGCGACCGCGTCCAGGCAGTCGTCTACGCCTACCGCCAAGGCCTGGTGACCTGA
- a CDS encoding DoxX family protein, producing MTTPRLGDWLTTRQPFVLGLFRMVLGLLFASEGAATVFGVLDRKASPTGDWPFWYAGVIELVCGVLVLLGVATRSAAFISSGIMAFAYFTEHQQDGLFPLQNGGLAPVLFCWGFLLIVFSGPGAFSLAGLVGRGSGARPVAGPLTEQAR from the coding sequence ATGACCACTCCGCGCCTCGGTGACTGGCTGACGACGCGCCAGCCGTTCGTGCTGGGCCTGTTCCGCATGGTCCTTGGCCTGTTGTTCGCCTCCGAGGGCGCTGCCACGGTCTTCGGGGTGCTGGACCGGAAGGCCAGCCCGACGGGCGACTGGCCCTTCTGGTATGCCGGGGTGATCGAGCTGGTGTGCGGCGTTCTTGTTCTCCTCGGGGTCGCGACCCGCAGCGCGGCGTTCATCAGCTCGGGCATCATGGCGTTCGCGTACTTCACGGAGCACCAGCAGGACGGCCTCTTCCCCTTGCAGAACGGGGGACTTGCACCGGTGCTCTTCTGCTGGGGATTCCTGCTCATCGTGTTCTCCGGGCCCGGGGCCTTCTCCCTCGCGGGCCTGGTCGGCCGCGGGAGCGGCGCGCGTCCCGTCGCCGGCCCGCTGACCGAACAGGCCCGATGA